The Anopheles coluzzii chromosome 2, AcolN3, whole genome shotgun sequence genome window below encodes:
- the LOC120953722 gene encoding equilibrative nucleoside transporter 1 isoform X1: MASYDSQNLLPGSGGRTNGGNISVVSSRSGGGGTNNETEKSPFLEPVRLTPAWEENNLPNDELNFRGMTMERAKMELNPPRDKLRLVFLTLMIHGVGTLMPWNMFITAKSYFVDYKLSQNYTGVESEYATYFLSSIGFASQIPNLLFNWLNIFINLGGNLTKRIVYSILIEVLVFVVTVVLAMINSSEWPGAFFWITMTTVVILNMAGGIYQNTVYGMAAKLPFKYTGAVVLGSNISGTFASIISILSSQFASSVRTAAIYYFITAMFVLLLCFDTYFALPLNKFYRYHELLKEKEIESNQRANAGARPPYWTIFKQAFPQLFNVFFVFFITLAVFPAVHSDIKRSDSNFIIGDDLFVSICCFLTFNVCAMLGSLLTSWVTWPKPKYLVWPVLLRAAFLPLFLFCNYQPLNITRVLPVYIDNDWVYWGIGIVMAFTSGYFSSLGMMYTPQSVEPQYAMTAGMFAAAMLITGIFTGILFSMVFPMVVQYNFLAWLH, from the exons GGACCAACAATGAAACGGAGAAATCACCCTTCCTGGAACCGGTGCGGCTCACACCGGCCTGGGAGGAGAACAATCTACCAAACGATGAGCTCAACTTCAGGG GGATGACGATGGAGCGGGCCAAGATGGAGCTCAACCCGCCCCGGGACAAGCTGCGACTCGTCTTCCTCACGCTAATGATCCACGGCGTGGGTACGCTAATGCCTTGGAACATGTTTATCACTGCCAAATCC TACTTCGTAGACTACAAACTCAGTCAAAATTACACGGGCGTCGAGTCGGAGTACGCCACGTACTTTCTGTCGTCCATCGGGTTTGCTTCCCAGATCCCGAACCTTCTGTTTAATTGGctcaatattttcataaacCTTGG TGGCAACCTCACGAAACGGATCGTTTACAGCATTCTCATCGAAGTGCTGGTGTTTGTCGTAACGGTGGTGCTGGCCATGATTAACTCATCCGAATGGCCCGGTGCATTCTTCTGGATCACGATGACCACGGTGGTCATACTGAACA TGGCGGGCGGAATTTATCAGAACACAGTGTACGGTATGGCGGCGAAGCTTCCGTTCAAATATACCGGGGCGGTCGTGCTCGGATCCAACATTAGTGGCACGTTTGCGTCCATCATCTCGATCCTAAGCTCACAGTTTGCATCTTCGGTCAGGACGGCCGCAATCTATTACTTCATTACTGCGatgtttgtgctgctgctgtgcttcGACACGTACTTTGCACTTCCGTTGAAT AAATTCTACCGCTACCATGAGCTGCTAAAGGAGAAGGAAATCGAATCGAACCAGCGTGCGAACGCGGGCGCCCGCCCACCGTACTGGACCATCTTTAAGCAAGCGTTCCCGCAACTGTTCAACGTGTTCTTCGTGTTCTTCATTACGCTGGCCGTGTTTCCAGCCGTCCACTCCGACATCAAGCGCTCGGACAGCAACTTCATCATCGGCGACGATCTGTTCGTGAGTATCTGCTGCTTCCTGACGTTCAACGTGTGCGCCATGCTCGGCAGCCTGCTGACGTCCTGGGTGACCTGGCCCAAGCCCAAGTACCTGGTATGGCCCGTCCTGCTGCGGGCCGCCTTTCTGCCGCTGTTCCTCTTCTGCAACTATCAGCCGCTCAACATTACGCGCGTCCTGCCCGTCTACATCGATAACGACTGGGTGTACTGGGGCATCGGGATCGTGATGGCCTTCACGTCCGGTTACTTCAGCTCGCTCGGCATGATGTACACGCCGCAATCGGTCGAACCGCAGTACGCAATGACGGCGGGCATGTTTGCCGCCGCCATGCTGATTACCGGCATCTTTACCGGCATCCTGTTCTCGATGGTGTTCCCGATGGTGGTGCAGTACAACTTCCTCGCCTGGCTCCACTAG